The following are encoded in a window of Sandaracinaceae bacterium genomic DNA:
- a CDS encoding serine/threonine protein kinase translates to MFTPHELDVPADGPGTLRLGAVVAGKYRIKRLVGKGGMGAVYKAENTAIGRTVAIKVLHSHLADDGVTLKRFQREARAAAGIKHSRVVEVLDMGVEASGEPYIVMEYVRGRSLSQLVRPDHPISVRRAADIAGQILDALGTVHEAGIVHRDLKPANVLLTVQHGRPDFVKVFDFGIATFVESAWDATSTGDLTPSGRTMGTPYYSPPEQIRGASVRDPRVDIYAVGVILYELVTGYRPFRGDHLVHLCRSIMNDPPPPLRVFRQDVPEAFEAIIQKALAKDPADRYQTARAMISALVPFGADPPVEEDVEPTDTLTTDLRTLRERERQVRSERGSVPPGPTQLDDLSGAVVVELREYLTQRIGQAGIAEVLAASAPEVHARWVANISDHGWYPATLLNIIEVADRRFGKGDRKFVVDAGAHLVDAARRAGRMDHMKSPELCFMQVAPLLGSLFCHGQPRATKHGSGYGELEVTGHPRPTLTLAVLMVGFLQRALMLAGAREVDVRLAKVAALGDPADVFEATWS, encoded by the coding sequence ATGTTCACGCCGCACGAGCTCGACGTACCGGCGGATGGCCCGGGGACGCTTCGTCTCGGCGCCGTGGTCGCGGGCAAGTACCGCATCAAGCGCCTGGTGGGGAAGGGCGGCATGGGCGCCGTCTACAAGGCCGAGAATACGGCCATCGGCCGGACCGTGGCCATCAAGGTGCTACACAGCCACCTGGCCGACGACGGCGTCACGCTCAAGCGCTTCCAGCGCGAGGCGCGCGCAGCGGCAGGCATCAAGCACAGCCGCGTGGTCGAGGTGCTGGACATGGGCGTCGAGGCCAGCGGCGAGCCGTACATCGTCATGGAGTACGTGCGTGGGCGCAGCCTGAGCCAGCTGGTGCGGCCCGACCACCCCATCTCGGTGCGGCGCGCGGCGGACATCGCGGGGCAGATCCTGGACGCCCTCGGCACCGTGCACGAGGCCGGCATCGTGCACCGCGACCTCAAGCCCGCCAACGTGCTGCTCACCGTGCAGCACGGCCGGCCGGACTTCGTGAAGGTGTTCGACTTCGGCATCGCCACGTTCGTGGAGTCGGCCTGGGACGCCACGTCCACGGGTGACCTGACGCCCAGCGGGCGCACCATGGGCACGCCCTACTACTCGCCACCGGAGCAGATTCGCGGGGCCTCCGTGCGCGACCCGCGCGTGGACATCTATGCGGTGGGCGTGATCCTGTATGAGCTGGTGACCGGCTACAGGCCCTTCCGCGGGGACCACCTGGTACACCTCTGCCGCAGCATCATGAACGATCCGCCGCCGCCGCTGCGCGTGTTTCGGCAGGACGTGCCCGAGGCCTTCGAGGCCATCATCCAGAAGGCGCTGGCCAAGGATCCCGCAGACCGCTACCAGACGGCGCGCGCCATGATCTCGGCGCTGGTGCCGTTCGGCGCGGACCCGCCCGTGGAAGAAGACGTGGAGCCCACGGACACGCTCACCACGGACCTGCGCACCTTGCGTGAGCGCGAGCGGCAGGTGCGCAGCGAGCGCGGCAGCGTGCCACCCGGGCCCACCCAGCTGGACGACCTGAGCGGCGCCGTGGTGGTGGAGCTGCGCGAGTACCTCACGCAGCGCATCGGGCAGGCCGGCATCGCCGAGGTGCTGGCGGCGTCCGCGCCCGAGGTGCACGCGCGCTGGGTGGCGAACATCTCGGATCACGGTTGGTACCCCGCCACGTTGCTCAACATCATCGAGGTGGCGGACCGCCGCTTCGGCAAGGGCGACCGCAAGTTCGTGGTGGACGCCGGGGCCCACTTGGTCGACGCAGCGCGCCGCGCAGGGCGCATGGACCACATGAAGTCACCCGAGCTCTGCTTCATGCAGGTGGCCCCGCTGCTGGGGAGCCTGTTCTGCCACGGGCAGCCGCGCGCCACGAAGCACGGGTCCGGGTATGGCGAGCTGGAAGTCACGGGGCATCCCCGGCCCACGCTCACGCTGGCGGTGTTGATGGTGGGCTTCCTGCAGCGGGCGCTCATGCTGGCTGGCGCCCGCGAGGTGGACGTGCGGCTGGCCAAGGTGGCGGCGCTGGGCGACCCGGCGGACGTGTTCGAGGCGACCTGGTCGTAG